One window of Suricata suricatta isolate VVHF042 chromosome 6, meerkat_22Aug2017_6uvM2_HiC, whole genome shotgun sequence genomic DNA carries:
- the PTGER4 gene encoding prostaglandin E2 receptor EP4 subtype: MSTPGVNASASSTPDRPNSPVTIPAVMFIFGVVGNLVAIVVLCKSRKEQKETTFYTLVCGLAVTDLLGTLLVSPVTIATYMKGQWPGGEALCEYSTFILLFFGLSGLSIICAMSIERYLAINHAYFYSHYVDKRLAGLTLVAVYASNVLFCALPNMGLGSSRLQYPDTWCFIDWTTNVTAHAAFSYMYAGFSSFLILATVLCNVLVCGALLRMHRQFMRRTSLGTEQHHAAGPLAVPWAPCRGNPAAASPALPRLSDFRRRRSFRRIAGAEIQMVILLIATSLVVLICSIPLVVRVFVNQLYQPRLVEDISKNPDLQAIRIAAVNPILDPWIYILLRKTVLSKAIEKIKCLFCRIGGSRRDRQGPHCSDSRRTSSAMSAHSRSFLSRELKEISSTSQTLLYLPDLSDNGLGGRNLLPGVPGMGLAQTDTTSLRTLRISETSDSSQGQDSESVLLVDEVGGSSRPGPAPKGSSLQVTFPNETLNFSEKCI; this comes from the exons ATGTCCACCCCTGGGGTCAATGCGTCCGCCTCCTCTACCCCCGACCGTCCAAACAGCCCGGTGACCATCCCGGCGGTGATGTTCATCTTCGGGGTGGTGGGCAACCTGGTGGCGATCGTGGTGCTGTGCAAGTCGCGCAAGGAGCAGAAGGAGACGACCTTTTATACATTGGTTTGCGGGCTGGCCGTCACCGACCTGCTGGGCACGTTGCTGGTGAGCCCGGTGACCATCGCCACGTACATGAAGGGCCAGTGGCCCGGGGGCGAAGCGCTCTGCGAGTACAGCACCTTCATCCTGCTCTTCTTCGGCCTGTCGGGCCTCAGCATCATCTGTGCCATGAGTATCGAGCGCTACCTGGCCATCAACCACGCCTACTTCTACAGCCACTACGTGGACAAGCGGCTGGCGGGCCTCACGCTCGTCGCGGTCTATGCGTCCAACGTGCTCTTCTGCGCGCTGCCCAACATGGGCCTGGGCAGCTCGCGGCTGCAGTACCCGGACACCTGGTGTTTCATCGACTGGACCACCAACGTGACGGCGCACGCCGCCTTCTCCTACATGTACGCGGGCTTCAGCTCCTTCCTCATTCTCGCCACCGTGCTCTGCAACGTGCTGGTGTGCGGCGCGCTGCTCCGCATGCACCGCCAGTTCATGCGCCGCACCTCGCTGGGCACCGAGCAGCACCACGCGGCGGGCCCCCTGGCCGTGCCCTGGGCCCCCTGCCGCGGCAACCCGGCCGCCGCCTCCCCCGCCCTGCCGCGCCTCAGCGACTTTCGCCGCCGCCGGAGTTTCCGCCGCATAGCGGGTGCCGAGATCCAGATGGTCATCTTACTCATCGCCACCTCCCTGGTGGTGCTCATCTGCTCCATCCCTCTCGTG GTACGGGTGTTCGTCAACCAGTTATATCAGCCACGTTTGGTGGAAGACATCAGCAAAAACCCGGATTTGCAGGCCATTCGAATTGCTGCTGTGAACCCCATCCTGGACCCTTGGATCTATATCCTTCTGCGGAAGACCGTGCTCAGCAAAGCAATCGAGAAGATTAAATGCCTCTTCTGCCGCATCGGCGGGTCCCGCAGAGACCGTCAGGGACCGCACTGCTCAGACAGCAGGAGGACATCTTCCGCCATGTCCGCCCACTCGCGCTCGTTCCTCTCGCGAGAGCTAAAGGAGATCAGCAGCACGTCTCAGACCCTCCTTTACCTGCCGGACCTCAGTGACAATGGTCTCGGAGGCAGGAATCTGCTTCCGGGTGTACCCGGCATGGGCCTGGCCCAAACAGACACCACCTCGCTGAGGACTTTGCGAATATCGGAGACCTCGGACTCCTCCCAGGGGCAGGATTCGGAGAGTGTTTTACTGGTGGATGAGGTCGGTGGGAGTAGCAGGCCTGGGCCTGCCCCGAAGGGGAGCTCCCTGCAAGTCACATTTCCTAATGAAACGCTGAACTTCtcagaaaaatgtatatag